A window from Verrucomicrobiota bacterium encodes these proteins:
- a CDS encoding M4 family metallopeptidase, whose translation MKRKRQMLRWLVRLKEPTAVSIVRRACVFSFIAMVFFTVRTLGAPTTEDFAKLASQVVPAQARSAAAVPPATVPASFSISPRGFLKSISAPPSYHFPAQPGAAAQPPSAIARDFLLTNGSLFGVSPLAIDFREERARQSTARQYVRLQELYHGIPVVAAEAVVQLNLQNEVEAVLGDFEPEDSLANNGRTETQPRLSADAAVAKAKEAFIAQAAPTQIQTSTPQLAIFAPAVLDESGESQLVWDLEVSATAPKKFRYRVLVDAARGDIVRLWTLTPSALYRQILQYSIVSMSTNSCSSSESLVRLEGQPPSGIADADSAYTYLGDTYNFYLVNHGRDGFDGLGATNRAVVTYCQSCLQCPWNNAEADSFDRELHFGDGWAVDDIVAHEFTHLVTASESGLIYTNASGAINESFSDVWGEFVDLTNGHGADTPDVRWLIGEELALATLRSMKNPPQYNNPDRLGSPLYQPPSNTYDNGGVHENSGVNNKLCYLLTDGDAFNGQSVYGMGITRIADLYYEVQVNLLTSGAGWTELYQALRQAAINLGWNYSDRLNLYHACAAVEIAGPGANLYVDKSSTCPNPAGLASCVFPGIGPYLTVSQGLNAAGPADVVHVRTGNYNEPMTINQLVTIRAESGPVSIGKP comes from the coding sequence ATGAAACGCAAACGCCAAATGCTTCGATGGTTAGTACGACTGAAAGAACCAACCGCTGTCAGCATCGTGCGCCGCGCTTGCGTGTTTTCTTTCATTGCGATGGTTTTTTTCACGGTGAGAACGCTCGGCGCGCCAACGACAGAGGATTTCGCCAAGCTTGCGAGCCAGGTCGTCCCGGCACAAGCCCGCTCCGCGGCCGCGGTGCCCCCGGCGACAGTTCCCGCAAGCTTCTCAATCTCACCGCGGGGATTCTTGAAGTCCATCAGCGCGCCGCCTTCATACCATTTTCCGGCGCAACCTGGGGCAGCGGCCCAACCACCGTCAGCCATCGCACGCGATTTCCTGCTGACCAACGGATCGTTGTTTGGCGTGTCGCCGCTGGCGATTGACTTTCGCGAGGAGCGCGCGCGACAAAGCACCGCCCGTCAATACGTGCGGTTGCAGGAGTTGTATCACGGCATCCCTGTCGTGGCCGCAGAAGCGGTCGTGCAACTCAATTTGCAGAACGAGGTGGAAGCTGTGCTCGGCGATTTCGAGCCGGAGGATTCGCTTGCCAACAACGGGCGCACTGAGACGCAACCGCGACTGTCAGCCGACGCCGCGGTTGCGAAGGCAAAGGAAGCATTCATCGCGCAAGCTGCGCCCACGCAAATCCAGACCAGCACGCCGCAGCTTGCAATCTTCGCGCCGGCAGTGCTCGACGAATCCGGCGAATCTCAACTCGTGTGGGACCTGGAAGTTTCCGCCACCGCGCCGAAGAAATTCCGCTATCGAGTTTTGGTGGACGCGGCGCGCGGGGACATTGTGCGCCTGTGGACTTTGACGCCATCCGCTTTGTATCGCCAAATTCTTCAGTACTCCATCGTCTCCATGAGTACCAACAGTTGTAGCTCGAGCGAGTCGCTCGTGCGGCTTGAAGGCCAGCCGCCCTCCGGCATCGCCGATGCAGACAGCGCGTACACGTACTTGGGCGACACCTACAATTTCTACCTCGTGAATCATGGGCGGGACGGCTTCGACGGTTTGGGAGCAACCAACCGCGCGGTCGTCACCTACTGCCAGAGCTGCCTTCAATGCCCTTGGAACAATGCGGAAGCAGACTCGTTTGATCGGGAACTGCATTTCGGCGACGGCTGGGCTGTGGACGACATCGTCGCACATGAATTCACTCATCTGGTGACAGCCTCGGAATCCGGATTGATTTATACCAACGCCTCCGGCGCCATCAACGAATCGTTCTCCGATGTGTGGGGTGAGTTTGTTGATTTGACCAACGGTCACGGGGCGGACACACCAGACGTTCGCTGGCTCATCGGCGAGGAGTTGGCGCTCGCGACGCTGCGCAGTATGAAAAACCCGCCTCAATACAACAATCCGGATCGCCTCGGCAGCCCGCTTTACCAACCACCGAGCAACACCTACGACAATGGCGGCGTTCACGAGAACAGCGGCGTTAACAACAAACTCTGCTATCTGCTGACCGACGGCGATGCGTTCAACGGACAGTCAGTTTACGGCATGGGCATCACCCGGATAGCGGATTTGTATTATGAAGTGCAGGTCAATCTGCTCACCTCGGGTGCCGGCTGGACTGAGCTGTATCAGGCGCTCCGTCAGGCTGCCATCAACCTGGGATGGAATTATTCCGATCGTTTGAACCTGTATCACGCGTGCGCCGCGGTCGAAATTGCCGGGCCGGGCGCGAACCTTTACGTTGACAAATCCAGCACCTGCCCAAATCCGGCAGGCCTGGCGTCTTGCGTCTTCCCAGGCATTGGCCCGTACCTCACGGTGAGCCAGGGCTTGAATGCCGCCGGCCCAGCCGACGTTGTTCATGTGCGAACCGGCAACTACAACGAGCCAATGACCATCAACCAACTCGTGACTATCCGGGCTGAGAGCGGGCCGGTATCCATCGGCAAGCCCTGA
- a CDS encoding type 1 glutamine amidotransferase, with amino-acid sequence MVAYRKTSLKPKRVLLINAVKWSDAYSKDNPCCDVGHWFGRWLKHLPAVSQTVVDAEDEFMETVRNETDGVIISGSPRDAWNDDPVNEKLCNLIHECAERKIPVLGVCYGHQVMGRALGGQVGRHPQGLELGNTPIDLTPAGADFPLFAGFPKRFDVLNSHADAVLTLPPQCELLATGRFTEVQAFQQNGLLMGVQFHPESDPDTMRFIWSGRLEAWRKKVSFDLDQRLASLRPAPQATKVLENFVNHFIP; translated from the coding sequence GTGGTTGCATACCGAAAAACCAGCCTCAAGCCTAAACGAGTGCTCCTGATCAACGCCGTCAAATGGTCGGACGCATACTCGAAGGACAATCCTTGCTGCGATGTCGGACACTGGTTTGGTCGCTGGCTCAAACATCTTCCAGCCGTTTCGCAAACCGTCGTCGATGCTGAAGATGAATTCATGGAGACCGTCCGGAACGAAACCGATGGCGTCATCATCAGCGGCTCGCCGCGCGACGCCTGGAACGACGATCCGGTAAATGAAAAACTTTGTAACCTCATCCATGAATGCGCCGAGCGAAAGATTCCGGTGCTGGGCGTTTGTTATGGGCATCAGGTGATGGGTCGCGCGCTCGGCGGCCAAGTCGGACGCCATCCGCAAGGATTGGAACTGGGCAACACGCCGATCGACCTCACGCCTGCCGGTGCGGACTTTCCGCTCTTCGCCGGTTTTCCAAAACGATTCGATGTGCTCAACAGCCACGCAGACGCGGTGCTGACGTTGCCGCCGCAATGTGAGTTGCTGGCGACCGGACGCTTCACCGAGGTCCAGGCTTTCCAACAAAACGGGTTGTTGATGGGCGTCCAGTTTCATCCGGAAAGCGACCCCGACACAATGCGATTCATCTGGAGCGGCCGGCTCGAAGCCTGGCGGAAAAAAGTCAGCTTCGATCTCGATCAACGCCTTGCTTCCCTGCGACCCGCGCCGCAAGCCACGAAAGTTCTGGAAAATTTTGTTAACCACTTCATCCCATGA
- a CDS encoding iron-containing alcohol dehydrogenase, giving the protein MSQPLITFSFPTTTLFGVGAIAELSSRLRQMNVTRPLVVTDPGVVQTEAFNLLKHTLGEKAQGQSWFLFSGVHPNPVENDVVEGAAAYRDASCDGVIAFGGGSALDVGKAVRLLVKRPDLKLEKFNYQDDWNNLAPCVCIPTTAGTGSEVGRSSVITMSATKRKAVLFHPALLAKLVILDPELTRGLPPKLTAATGADALTHCIESFTCPVFHPMCDGVALEGIHLIMDALPRAYRDGNDLDARGKMLVAAAMGAVAFQKDLGVVHSLAHPLSTICGMHHGLANALCLVAGMTFCAERKPGLYRRVGIACGLDVVKSSDAEADRATIEFIKKFLAGIGLDARLRDHGVKAEQLDALVAQAVDDPCHKTNAVPVTAKDFRQLYEQVL; this is encoded by the coding sequence ATGAGCCAACCACTCATCACTTTTTCTTTTCCAACCACAACGCTCTTCGGCGTCGGCGCCATCGCGGAGCTTTCCTCGCGCCTCCGCCAGATGAACGTCACTCGCCCGCTCGTCGTCACTGATCCTGGCGTGGTGCAAACGGAAGCGTTCAATCTGTTGAAACACACGTTGGGTGAGAAGGCGCAGGGCCAATCCTGGTTTCTCTTCAGCGGCGTGCATCCGAATCCGGTGGAGAATGATGTAGTGGAAGGCGCGGCGGCATATCGAGACGCGAGTTGTGATGGTGTGATTGCGTTCGGCGGTGGCAGCGCGCTTGATGTTGGCAAGGCAGTCCGTTTGTTGGTCAAGCGACCCGACCTCAAGCTAGAAAAGTTCAACTATCAGGACGATTGGAACAATCTCGCGCCGTGCGTTTGCATTCCGACAACGGCGGGAACTGGCAGTGAGGTTGGACGGAGTTCCGTGATTACGATGTCCGCCACCAAACGCAAGGCGGTTTTGTTCCACCCAGCGTTGCTCGCGAAGCTGGTCATTCTCGATCCGGAATTGACGCGTGGACTGCCACCCAAGTTGACGGCGGCGACTGGCGCTGATGCGTTGACACATTGCATCGAATCGTTCACCTGTCCCGTGTTTCATCCGATGTGCGACGGCGTCGCGCTGGAAGGAATCCATTTGATCATGGACGCCCTTCCGCGCGCCTATCGCGACGGCAACGATCTCGATGCGCGCGGCAAAATGCTCGTAGCGGCGGCGATGGGCGCAGTAGCTTTTCAGAAGGATTTGGGCGTTGTCCACTCGCTGGCGCACCCGCTGTCCACGATATGCGGAATGCATCATGGGCTGGCGAATGCGCTTTGCCTTGTCGCCGGCATGACGTTCTGCGCGGAGCGCAAGCCAGGGCTTTATCGCCGCGTCGGAATCGCGTGCGGGTTGGACGTCGTCAAGAGCAGCGATGCCGAAGCAGATCGAGCGACGATTGAGTTCATTAAGAAATTCCTCGCCGGTATTGGCCTCGACGCGCGATTGCGTGACCACGGGGTGAAGGCGGAACAACTTGACGCGCTTGTAGCTCAGGCGGTGGACGATCCCTGCCACAAGACAAATGCAGTGCCAGTGACCGCGAAGGACTTCCGTCAGCTCTATGAGCAAGTGCTGTGA
- a CDS encoding aldehyde dehydrogenase, protein MNVPTQLFLDGSYQNSASGRRTTLVNPATEQTFTEVAAADLGDLNAAVESAQRAWESGWRDLAPGKRTEILFNVARKLRENLEEIAQLETLNIGKPISDARDEAGLGARVFEFYAGAVTKFYGQTIPVSRGGFDFTLHQPMGVIAAIVPWNFPFPIGSWKVAPALAAGNCVVLKPASLSPLTALKLGELAHAAGLPPGVLQVLPGSGSTIGDALVTHPLIRKVSFTGSTEIGRRVMELASRDLKRISLELGGKSPNIVFADADWQRAAESSPMSVFANTGQDCCARSRMFVERSIYDPFVEAFVAATRKLKVGDPAKPETQLGPLVSAGQRTTVEEFLVDARKHGSQFACGGARPNSKGYYLEPTVLLDVGKTDRCWHEEIFGPVVCITPFDDETQMLQEVNASPYGLSGSLWTNDLRRALRVSRAVQSGVLSVNSHSSVHVEAPFGGFKTSGIGRDLGMNAMEGYTELKNVYVGE, encoded by the coding sequence ATGAATGTTCCGACGCAGCTTTTTCTCGATGGTAGTTACCAGAATTCCGCCTCTGGTCGGCGCACGACGTTGGTCAACCCCGCCACCGAACAAACCTTCACCGAGGTCGCCGCTGCTGATCTGGGCGATCTTAATGCCGCCGTGGAATCCGCCCAGCGCGCTTGGGAATCCGGTTGGCGCGACCTTGCGCCCGGCAAACGAACTGAAATTCTTTTCAACGTCGCCCGCAAGCTGCGGGAAAATCTGGAGGAGATCGCGCAGTTGGAGACATTGAACATTGGCAAGCCAATCTCTGACGCTCGCGATGAAGCCGGATTGGGTGCGCGAGTGTTTGAATTTTACGCCGGTGCCGTGACCAAGTTCTACGGGCAGACCATTCCCGTGTCGCGCGGCGGATTTGATTTTACTTTGCATCAGCCGATGGGCGTGATCGCGGCAATCGTGCCTTGGAACTTTCCCTTCCCCATCGGTTCTTGGAAGGTTGCGCCGGCACTGGCGGCGGGTAACTGCGTCGTGCTCAAGCCCGCCTCACTTTCTCCGCTCACGGCGCTCAAGCTCGGCGAACTGGCTCATGCCGCCGGTTTGCCACCGGGCGTGTTGCAGGTTCTGCCGGGCAGCGGCTCGACCATCGGCGACGCGCTCGTCACTCATCCGTTGATTCGCAAGGTTTCGTTCACCGGCTCGACGGAGATCGGCCGCCGCGTCATGGAACTAGCTTCGCGCGATCTCAAGCGCATCTCGCTCGAACTCGGCGGCAAGTCGCCCAACATCGTTTTTGCCGACGCCGATTGGCAGCGTGCTGCCGAAAGCTCGCCGATGAGTGTGTTCGCCAACACAGGGCAGGATTGTTGTGCACGCAGCCGCATGTTTGTGGAGCGAAGCATCTACGATCCCTTCGTGGAAGCATTCGTCGCCGCCACACGAAAGCTGAAGGTTGGTGATCCCGCCAAGCCCGAAACGCAACTCGGTCCGCTCGTTTCCGCGGGACAACGAACAACCGTGGAAGAGTTTCTTGTCGATGCCCGCAAACACGGCAGCCAGTTCGCCTGCGGCGGAGCGCGGCCAAATTCCAAAGGTTACTACCTTGAACCAACAGTGTTGCTCGACGTGGGCAAGACCGACCGTTGCTGGCACGAGGAGATTTTTGGTCCCGTGGTTTGCATCACACCATTCGATGACGAGACGCAGATGCTGCAAGAAGTGAATGCGTCGCCCTACGGTTTGAGCGGATCGCTTTGGACGAATGATCTGCGCCGTGCGTTGCGCGTAAGTCGCGCGGTCCAGAGCGGCGTATTGAGCGTGAACTCGCACAGCAGCGTCCACGTCGAAGCGCCGTTCGGCGGATTCAAGACCAGCGGCATCGGTCGCGATCTCGGCATGAACGCGATGGAGGGTTACACGGAATTGAAAAATGTTTACGTGGGGGAATGA
- a CDS encoding four helix bundle protein produces the protein MNFSQWEQTVAAEIKGDSVWKSEAYRLALFAADLGWSDATKLLSDKRTISLADQLYRSVGAVSADLEEGYSRGTGRDRARFYEYGLGSARESRGWYFKGRHVLGQEVAEHRMRLFTQIIKLLLTMVPDQRGQTLHEESPQYPSVPKLPSSDGAEKGDELLEIIPMP, from the coding sequence ATGAACTTTAGCCAGTGGGAACAGACGGTGGCGGCAGAGATTAAGGGCGATTCCGTGTGGAAATCGGAGGCGTACCGACTGGCGCTGTTCGCGGCGGATTTGGGGTGGAGTGATGCAACCAAGCTCTTGAGCGATAAGCGAACCATCAGTCTGGCCGACCAGCTTTATCGTTCAGTAGGAGCTGTCAGCGCAGATTTGGAGGAAGGCTATTCGCGAGGCACGGGTAGAGATCGGGCACGGTTCTATGAGTACGGTCTTGGCTCGGCGCGTGAATCCAGAGGATGGTATTTCAAAGGACGCCATGTGCTCGGCCAGGAAGTGGCCGAGCACCGAATGCGGTTGTTTACTCAGATCATCAAACTTCTTCTGACCATGGTGCCAGATCAACGTGGACAAACTTTACACGAGGAATCTCCGCAGTACCCTTCCGTTCCGAAATTACCATCCTCGGATGGTGCGGAAAAAGGTGACGAACTGCTAGAGATTATTCCCATGCCCTGA
- a CDS encoding glutamine synthetase, with protein MNLQTLKFKIKSGTIDTVIVACPDVFGRLVGKRFTGQFFRDHVVKSSTHGCNYLLTVNIEMDPMDGFKLANWDKGFGDFEMRPDMSTLRVLPWQLGTALVLCDFLHHDGKFVAEAPRSVLRRQLDAISKRKLTCYIAGELEFFLFNTSYHDAFASHYQILPPSSDYRIDYHIQQPTQDEPIMRAVRNQMAVARVPVESSKGEWGRGQHEINFIYDQPLPMADMHVVFKHGVKEIAQQHGKAVTFMPKYSAQDAGNSCHIHVSLWQGGKNLFWDDKRGAGSKFYRQFLGGLMKYSPELCYFFAPTINAYKRYQSASWAPTKMAWAHDNRTVGFRVVGHGNSFRIENRMPGADANPYLAFAATLVAGMAGVAEGLDCGEVYEGNAYIDPKLKSLPKSLRDATDLLDRSRVARAALSDEVVDFYVHTARLEAQAFNDAVTDWERIRYFERI; from the coding sequence ATGAACCTTCAGACTCTCAAATTCAAAATCAAAAGCGGCACGATTGACACGGTGATCGTTGCCTGCCCCGATGTCTTTGGCCGTCTGGTGGGCAAACGATTCACCGGACAATTCTTTCGCGACCATGTCGTGAAAAGCAGCACACACGGCTGCAATTACTTGCTGACGGTCAATATCGAAATGGACCCGATGGATGGCTTCAAGCTGGCCAACTGGGACAAAGGCTTCGGCGATTTCGAGATGCGGCCCGACATGTCCACGTTGCGCGTGCTCCCCTGGCAACTGGGCACCGCGCTGGTCCTGTGCGATTTCCTCCATCACGACGGCAAGTTCGTGGCGGAAGCGCCGCGCTCAGTGTTGCGACGGCAGCTTGACGCCATTTCAAAGAGGAAGCTCACTTGTTACATCGCCGGCGAACTGGAGTTCTTCCTGTTCAACACTTCCTACCACGATGCGTTCGCTTCGCATTATCAAATCCTGCCGCCGTCGAGTGATTATCGAATTGATTATCACATCCAGCAGCCGACGCAGGACGAGCCGATCATGCGCGCGGTTCGCAATCAAATGGCCGTTGCCCGCGTGCCGGTGGAATCGAGCAAGGGCGAATGGGGACGAGGTCAACACGAGATCAATTTCATTTACGACCAGCCGCTGCCGATGGCCGACATGCACGTGGTCTTCAAGCACGGCGTCAAGGAAATCGCCCAACAACACGGAAAGGCCGTGACGTTCATGCCCAAGTATTCCGCGCAGGACGCCGGCAACAGTTGTCACATCCACGTCAGCCTCTGGCAGGGCGGCAAAAATCTTTTCTGGGACGACAAACGCGGCGCTGGCTCGAAATTCTACCGCCAGTTTCTTGGCGGGCTGATGAAATATTCGCCGGAGCTTTGTTACTTCTTTGCGCCAACGATCAACGCCTACAAACGCTACCAATCGGCCAGTTGGGCGCCCACCAAGATGGCCTGGGCGCATGACAATCGCACCGTGGGCTTTCGCGTCGTCGGCCACGGCAATTCGTTCCGCATCGAGAACCGCATGCCGGGCGCCGACGCAAATCCATACCTGGCGTTTGCGGCCACCTTGGTCGCCGGCATGGCCGGTGTGGCGGAAGGATTGGATTGCGGCGAGGTCTATGAAGGAAACGCGTACATCGATCCCAAACTAAAAAGTCTGCCGAAATCTTTGCGCGATGCGACCGACCTTCTGGATCGCAGTCGAGTCGCGCGGGCGGCGCTGAGTGATGAGGTGGTCGATTTTTACGTCCACACGGCGCGGTTGGAGGCCCAGGCCTTTAACGACGCGGTCACGGATTGGGAACGTATCCGATATTTTGAACGGATTTAG
- a CDS encoding antitoxin family protein yields MTTSIEAIYQNGKILLPRPLSLPEKSPVRVTIESGDTEREAWLKLSEESLTRIWDNADDDVFNELLLK; encoded by the coding sequence GTGACAACCAGCATTGAGGCCATTTACCAAAACGGCAAAATACTACTGCCGCGACCGCTGTCGTTGCCTGAAAAATCTCCGGTGCGCGTGACGATCGAATCGGGCGACACCGAGCGCGAGGCCTGGCTGAAGCTTTCCGAGGAATCCTTGACCAGGATATGGGACAACGCGGACGACGATGTCTTCAATGAACTGCTCTTGAAATGA
- a CDS encoding UPF0175 family protein: protein MSVTLEIPDDFAQRLQTEPDAAEAQLRLELAIALYRQGQLPPGRAAELAGMNRWTFEDLLRQRQVPMPYSLSDLDHDSAYASGRR from the coding sequence ATGAGCGTTACGCTGGAAATTCCGGATGACTTTGCGCAGCGGCTGCAAACCGAACCTGATGCGGCCGAAGCACAGTTGCGCCTTGAACTGGCCATCGCTTTGTATCGTCAAGGCCAACTGCCGCCGGGTCGCGCTGCGGAGTTGGCAGGTATGAATCGTTGGACATTCGAGGACCTCCTCCGGCAGCGCCAAGTTCCCATGCCCTACTCGTTGAGCGACCTCGACCACGACAGTGCTTATGCCAGCGGTCGTCGTTGA
- a CDS encoding DUF3368 domain-containing protein: protein MSFILQPGETQALALALELPNSLLLVDDAQGCRAAQALGIAYTGTLGVLLRAKAESKIAALRPVLELLKQRTTYWLSAAVYEAALAQANES, encoded by the coding sequence TTGTCTTTCATCCTGCAACCCGGCGAGACGCAAGCGCTGGCCTTGGCCTTGGAGCTGCCCAATTCGCTGTTGTTGGTGGATGACGCCCAAGGTTGCCGGGCCGCCCAGGCGTTGGGAATTGCTTACACCGGAACGCTTGGCGTCCTGCTTCGGGCCAAGGCAGAGAGCAAAATCGCCGCACTCCGTCCGGTGTTGGAATTGCTGAAACAAAGAACGACCTATTGGCTCAGTGCGGCGGTCTATGAAGCGGCGCTCGCACAGGCAAATGAATCGTAG